A genomic window from Silene latifolia isolate original U9 population chromosome Y, ASM4854445v1, whole genome shotgun sequence includes:
- the LOC141632786 gene encoding uncharacterized protein LOC141632786 — MISCCNVIYKAISKVLCNGLGEVIPEVISQNQSAFIRGRDIVENILICQDLTKLYNRSSCSPRVIMKLDLQKAYESLEWSFLEEMMQALNFPNRFTKMIMECGLLQEIADLAGLKVGSLPFKYLGIPIAPRKLSVLECNILVEKVVDRIRALGARKLSYAVRLVLIKSILSTLHLYWARIFILSSSMLKKIEGICRNFFWQGDIHAKAPSLVSWESACYPKKQGGLGITDITLWNRATMGKYVWWIMQKKDHLWVKWVHSIYIKQTDWQTYEPNTGASWSLRSICRCKNQMLSGYTGTWWLDEDGIYTVAKGYKWLRGDNPDVSWHSGIWNSVNLPKHYFIGWLAMRQRLLTKDRLCSMFGSIEEGCDLCGTDKETHSHLFFQCPYSNRCLHLLSWYKIQLPTTNIEDWWSTKKFQSQIEGDILAAIMVAAFYNIWWMRNHCRLNNALFRPEYVVGRIKNVIKNRCNSRWRDFISLHWLQL; from the exons ATGATCTCCTGTTGCAATGTAATATACAAAGCTATCTCAAAAGTGCTCTGCAACGGGCTTGGGGAGGTCATACCTGAGGTGATTAGTCAGAATCAGAGTGCTTTTATCAGAGGTAGGGATATAGTGGAAAATATTTTAATTTGCCAAGACTTGACCAAGTTGTACAACAGATCATCTTGCTCTCCTAGAGTTATCATGAAGCTGGACCTTCAAAAAGCTTATGAATCTCTAGAATGGAGTTTCCTTGAGGAGATGATGCAGGCTCTCAATTTCCCTAATAGATTTACTAAAATGATTATGGAATGT GGTTTACTGCAGGAGATTGCTGATCTTGCAGGTCTGAAAGTTGGGTCTCTTCCTTTCAAATATCTGGGGATCCCAATTGCTCCCAGAAAACTCTCGGTTTTGGAATGTAATATTCTGGTTGAAAAGGTTGTGGATAGGATTAGGGCTTTGGGTGCTAGGAAACTCTCTTATGCAGTTAGACTAGTACTTATTAAATCTATCCTAAGTACTCTCCATTTATACTGGGCCAGAATTTTTATTCTCTCCTCCAGTATGCTGAAGAAAATTGAGGGCATTTGTAGGAATTTCTTTTGGCAAGGGGACATTCATGCCAAAGCTCCTTCTCTGGTTTCCTGGGAGAGTGCCTGTTATCCTAAGAAGCAAGGAGGTCTAGGGATTACTGATATCACCTTATGGAACAGAGCTACAATGGGGAAATATGTCTGGTGGATTATGCAAAAGAAGGATCATCTGTGGGTCAAGTGGGTTCATAGCATCTATATAAAACAAACAGACTGGCAAACATATGAACCAAATACTGGGGCTAGCTGGTCATTGAGAAGCATATGCAGATGTAAAAATCAAATGCTCTCTGGATATACTGGTACCTGGTGGCTTGATGAGGATGGGATCTACACTGTGGCCAAAGGATACAAGTGGCTCAGAGGGGATAACCCTGATGTTTCTTGGCACTCGGGGATTTGGAATTCTGTTAACCTCCCTAAGCACTATTTCATAGGGTGGTTAGCTATGAGGCAAAGATTGTTAACAAAAGACAGGTTGTGTAGTATGTTTGGTAGTATAGAGGAAGGGTGTGATCTGTGTGGGACTGATAAGGAGACTCATTCTCATCTCTTTTTTCAATGTCCCTATAGTAATCGGTGTCTTCATTTACTCTCTTGGTATAAGATTCAACTGCCTACAACAAACATAGAGGATTGGTGGAGCACAAAAAAATTTCAGTCCCAGATTGAGGGTGACATCTTAGCTGCCATTATGGTTGCTGCTTTCTATAATATCTGGTGGATGAGGAACCATTGCAGGCTGAACAATGCCTTGTTTAGGCCTGAATATGTAGTAGGACGAATTAAAAATGTGATTAAAAATCGTTGTAATAGCAGGTGGAGGGATTTCATATCCTTACATTGGCTACAATTGTGA